The Saliniradius amylolyticus DNA segment TTATGCGTGACAACTGGGAATGGGATGAGATCAAGCCCCAGGTCCATAAAGTCTATCGCAACAAAGCCACCGATGATCACCTGCTGCTGCTGGCGGAAGGTCGCTTAGTCAATCTGGGTAATGCTACCGGCCATCCTTCGCGGATTATGGACGGTTCTTTTGCCAATCAGGTGCTGGCGCAAATGTATCTGTGGGACGGTAAGTTTGCTGAGTTACCGGCAGACCAAAAAGCCGACAGCCTCTATGTCAAAGTACTGCCTAAGAAGCTGGACGAGGAAGTGGCTCAGGATATGGTGGAAGGCTTTGGCGGCGTGATTACCCGAATGACGCAAGAGCAATCCGACTATACTGGCGTAAGCGCCGATGGCCCGTTTAAGCCGGACAGTTACAAATACTGATACGCCAACAGGCCAATAAAAAAGCCACTCGTACGAGTGGCTTTTTTGATCCTTGGGTGCACAATCTGGCACCCATTAAAGTAGATACACTCTATTTATTGCGTTCAAAGTGGTCGAAATCGACTTCTTCTTCCTTGTAACCTGCATCAGGGTCGTTAAATACCGACTCGTCCAGCTCGCCTTCGCTCTTGCCAACAATGCAGGCCACAGTGCAGTCACCGGTGACATTCACGGCGGTTCGAGTCATATCCAGCAGCCTGTCCACGCCGATGATCAGCCCAATGCCTTCTACTGGCAGGTTCACCTGGTTTAGCACCATTGCCAGCATAATCAGACCAACGCCCGGAACGCCTGCCGTACCCACAGAGGCGAGGGTAGCGGTCAGTACGACCATCAGGTAGTCCGCCACACTCAAGTCGACGGCATATACCTGAGCGATAAATACGGTCGCCACACCCTGCATAATGGCGGTGCCATCCATATTGATGGTGGCGCCCAGAGGAACCGTAAAGGAAGATACGGTGTTCTTAACACCCAGTTTATTGCGGGCGGTTTCTAAGGTTACCGGTAAAGTAGCCGAGCTCGACGAAGAGCTAAAGGCAAACAGCGCTGCATCGCGCATCTTACGAAACAGAATCAGCGGGTTGAGGCCGGTAAACAGCTTGAGGATGACCGAGTAGGACACAAAGCCGTGAAACAGCAATACCGCCAGGACCAGCGCAAAGTACTTACCCAGCTCGCCAATAATTTGAAAGTCTACCGTTGCCAAGAGTTTAGCCATCAGTGCAAAGACCCCATAGGGCGCAATGTTCATCAGGATGGTTACCAAACGCATTACCACCTTGTTAAAGTCCTCAAACACATTGGCAATTCGCTTACCGCCTTCACCGCTCATGGCGATGGCAATACCAAACAAGATGGCAAACACGATGATCTGCAGCATGTTGCCCTCGGCCATGGCATTAATGGGGTTAGTCGGAAACATATCGATGATCACCTGAGAAAGAGAAGGTGCCTCGTTGGCTTCGTAGGTGGTGTCACTGGACATGGTGACATCGCCGCCGGGCTGGAAGAAGATCGCGGCACTCAATGCCAACGTCACGGCAATGGCCGTCGTTCCAATGTACAGTAGAATAGACTTGCCCCCGAGTCGGCCTAACTTACTGGGCTCACTTAAATGGCAGGTGCCACAGACCAGTGAGATAAACACCAGGGGGACCACCAGCATTTGTAAACTGGCGATAAATATCTGACCGATAACGGTAAATATACCGTCGACTAAAAGGCCATACGTAGAAATCTGCAGCCCGAATACACGAAAAGCGAAATCTCCGCTATCATCAAACAGGGCTCGCAGTAGGGAACCGACAAGGATTCCGGCGAGCATACCAATAAAAATTCGGGTGGTGAGACTGTATTTAGTTTTCTGATCGGTCATAAGTGTTCCATAGCTTATTATTATGGCGCTTAGCCTAGCAATTTTGCTGGACAAGCTAAACTAAAACTCGCCCACTAACGAGTGTTTCATGTTGATATTTGGGAGAAGTGAATGCCGTCGACGATCAAGACGCTGGTTCTTATCAGTTTATTATCGCTTATCACCGCCTGCGGCGGCGGAGGAAGTTTAAGCCGGGATGATGACTCAGGCGGTTCAGGAAGTTCGGAACTGTCCGTTTCGTTAGAATTGGTGGATGAGCAATCCGGAGATGCCAGCACAGAACTGTCTGCTGCGACGCCGCTCGTTGCGCAGGCAACGGTTACCGATGAAACCGGTGCAGCAGTTGAGGGAGAGACGGTTACTTTCTCACTGCCGGTATCGGGGCGTGCCAATTTAGATCCGGCTGACGGTCTGGCAGCCACCAACGCAAACGGCGTTGCCAGTATCCGTTTGGTGGTGGGCAGCACTGCGGGGGAAGCCAATATAGTGGCGACCGTAGACGGTGAAGAAGCGTCCACCAGCTTTAACTCGGCCGGCGATGGAGGACAGTCCACTATCCAGGCGGCTTCTATGGAGGTTTATGCTACCTCCAATCAGATGGCGTCGTCAGGGGCTGACAGCGTCGAAATCATCGCCTTATTAAAAGACCAAGGCAATCGTTTGTTGCCCGGCGCAGAGGTGGTCTTCAGCGCGACCTCCGGCGAACTTCCGGCTCCCGGCGTGGCAGTCAGTGGTGAGGACGGCACAGCGCGCACTACATTGACCAGTAAAGCGAACCCCGAAAACCGGGATATCACTGTTACGGCCACATCGGGCACGTTGACGCAGGATGTTGTGGTATCAGTCCTGGGCACCGAAATCCAGATCGATGGTGGTACCTCGGTCGTCTTAAATAACAGCACTGAGCTGTTTATTAGTCTGTTGGACTCGGATGACAAGGGGATTGCTAACCAGACGGTTAGTCTGAGCGCCGAAAATGGCACTTTGGCTGAATCAGAGGTAACCACTAATACCGATGGTAAAGCGACGGTTGTCTACACAGGCACCCAGGCAGGCCTTGATACCATATCGGCCGAGGCACTTAATGCCAGTGCTGAGTTTGAGATTAGCGTGCAGCGGGATAACTTCCGCTTCGTAAGCTTACCCAGCGACAATGTGCCGCTAGGCGATAATGCCACTGTCACGATACGCTGGGAAAAAGACGGCAGTGCCTTTGCGGGAGGGAGTGTGACCTTCCTGACCTCCAGAGGTCAGTTCTCGTCAAGCACAGTCACTACTGATGCCAATGGCGAGGCTTCAGTGAGTATCAGCTCAAATAATGCGGGAACCGCCTCTATTTCCGCCGAAGGTGAGGACAGTGAGGGGAATAAGGTCAGTGTCACTGGCGAGGTGAACTTCATTGCCACCGATGCCGACAGTATTATTGTCGATGCGACACCAGACAGCATTGGGCCGGATGGTCAAACCAGTACCATTACTGCGGTGGTACGCGATCCTAACGACAATCTGGTGGAAGGTATGCAGGTGAGCTTCAATGTGGATGATCCCAGTGCCGGTTCTCTCGAGCCAAACTCGGCAGTCACTAATGATAAAGGTGTTGCCAGTACGGTCTTTACCTCCAATGCCGTGACCAACGAAGAGTTTGTGACCATTACCGCCACCGTCGTAGAAGATAACTCTGTCACCGGGCAAACCAATGTCACCGTTGGTGATCGACCCTTTGATATCTCTTTTGGTACCGGCAATCTGATTGAATCACCCAGTGCTGCTACCTATCGTAAGGAATACGCGGTTTTTGTTACCGATCCTCAGGGCAGCTTGCAAGATGGCGTCGATTTGACTGCGTCGGTGGTACCAGAGCCTTACGCAGAAGGCGGGGTGTACCGTAAGGGGTATTGGGTATGGAGTGAGCCGGATGAGCGCTGGCTGACCGTGGTAACGGCCGTTTGTGATAATGAGGACATTAACGGCAACGGAATCTTGGATGCCGGTGAGGATACCAATGGTGACGGACAACTAACTCCGGGTATTTTGGGCAGCATCAGCTTTAAAGATGGCGAGAACTTTACCGATAGCGTTGTAACTAATAGTTCTGACCCTGTACTGATGTATCACACCTATGCCGAGAGCTTTGCGCCCTGGACGGAAGTTAAGATTTCAGTGGAAAGTGAGTCCGCCGGCAGTGAGTCCGAAGAAAGTCATGTGTTAACACTGACAGTATCGGGAGAGGATGTCAGCAACGAGGACGCCGCCCCGGCACCCAACTCGTTCGGCTCCAGCAATAGCTGCGCAGATCCGAATTAATGCATTGTAAAGTACATCATAACGAAGAAACCCGGCAGTCGCCGGGTTTCTTGTATTTGTAAGAACTTATTGCTTAACGCTGGAAAGGGTATACCGAGCCTAGTTTCAGGATCTGGGTCAGCTCATCCAGTGCATCGCGGGATTCGATCAGCAACTGCGGATCGCGCAGATCGTCGAAGCTCAGTTCATCGCGATAGTGCTTATCCACCCACTGATTCAGACGGTTAAACTGAGCGTCGTTAATCAGGGTATTTTGGTTAACCGCCGCGACCTCTTGATCGGTCAGAGCCACACGCAGACGCAGACAAGCGGGGCCACCACCGTTTTTCATGCTCTGCTTCACATCGAAATAGTGGACCTTCTTAATCGGTGTACCCAAGGTCACCAGCTTATCCAGATAAGCCGAAACCGCAAGGCTCTCCTGACACTCGCTGGGCGCAATAATGGCCATATCACCATCAGGCAGAGTGATGATCTGAGTGTTAAACAGATAGGTTTTGACAGCTTCCTCAACAGAAACATCAGAAGTTTTCACCTCGATAAAGTGCAGGTCGTCGCTGCCAAACTTGCGGCGGATTTCATCCAGCGCCTTTTGGGTATCGGCAAAGGCTTGCTCGTGATAGAACAGCACGTTCTGGTTGCCCACGGCAATAACGTCGTTATGGAACACGCCCTGGTCGATCACGTCCGGGTTCTGCTGAATATACACTACGCTGTCATCGCTCAGGCCGTGCAAACGAGCAACGGCTTCGCAGGCTTCGTAGGTATGACGAGCAGGGAACTTAGTGGGTGCAGGTTTGCTGCTGTCAAAGGCGTACTTGCCAAATACAAACAGTTCCACACCGGCATGACCGTAATTAGAACACAGGCGGGTATGATTGGCCGCGCCTTCATCACCAAAATGATCGTTATCAGGCAGATGACGGTGGTGATTAAAGTATTTCTCGTTGGCAAAGGTGCCTTTTAAAATACGACCGGTGACGTCCGGCTCCAGTGAGCGGTGGAATTTGTTGGTCAGGTTGGCTGGCGTAAAGTGCACACGACCATCGGCCGTATCGGCACTGGGAGATACGGTGGCAGCGTTGGCGGTCCACATGCTGGACGCTGAACAGCAAGCCAGAAAAATCTCTGGGGCTTGTTTAGCGGCTTTTTCCAGAACCTGAGCGTCAGAGCCAGTAAAGCCGATGCGACGCAGCGTCTCCACATCCGGACGTTCCTGAGGCGCTAATAGGCCCTGTAGCATGCCCATATCGGCCAGTGCCTTGGCTTTTTGCAGACCTTGCTTTGCCGCCTGACGGGGGCTGCTAACGGCTTTAGCGTTATTCAGCGAGGCAACATTACCGAAAGACAGGCCAGCGTAGTTGTGTGTGGGGCCGACCAGTCCATCGAAATTCACTTCAAATGCTTTCATTATTTCCTCGTTATTCTCTGTGGTGTGTTGAGGGAAACACTGCGCTTAACCGATCTGTTATTGTTCTTGTTGAGATAAGAAGGGCGCAGAGGCTGCCTATTATACGTTTTTTTAACAAGCTGCCAAATTTGCATCCCCGCTATTGGATGACTACCATGTGCTCCAATTACACCACCCAATAGCAAATTCCCTTGTGTTATAGGGAGTTTGCCGATATATGTAAAAATAATACGCATAGCTGGCATTCCTTAATTTTCATTCAGCTAAGTCTTTCAAACAGTTACGAGCATTGAGTCTATGGCAAAGTCGTTGGTCATCGTCGAGTCCCCGGCAAAAGCAAAAACCATCAATAAATA contains these protein-coding regions:
- a CDS encoding Ig-like domain-containing protein; translation: MPSTIKTLVLISLLSLITACGGGGSLSRDDDSGGSGSSELSVSLELVDEQSGDASTELSAATPLVAQATVTDETGAAVEGETVTFSLPVSGRANLDPADGLAATNANGVASIRLVVGSTAGEANIVATVDGEEASTSFNSAGDGGQSTIQAASMEVYATSNQMASSGADSVEIIALLKDQGNRLLPGAEVVFSATSGELPAPGVAVSGEDGTARTTLTSKANPENRDITVTATSGTLTQDVVVSVLGTEIQIDGGTSVVLNNSTELFISLLDSDDKGIANQTVSLSAENGTLAESEVTTNTDGKATVVYTGTQAGLDTISAEALNASAEFEISVQRDNFRFVSLPSDNVPLGDNATVTIRWEKDGSAFAGGSVTFLTSRGQFSSSTVTTDANGEASVSISSNNAGTASISAEGEDSEGNKVSVTGEVNFIATDADSIIVDATPDSIGPDGQTSTITAVVRDPNDNLVEGMQVSFNVDDPSAGSLEPNSAVTNDKGVASTVFTSNAVTNEEFVTITATVVEDNSVTGQTNVTVGDRPFDISFGTGNLIESPSAATYRKEYAVFVTDPQGSLQDGVDLTASVVPEPYAEGGVYRKGYWVWSEPDERWLTVVTAVCDNEDINGNGILDAGEDTNGDGQLTPGILGSISFKDGENFTDSVVTNSSDPVLMYHTYAESFAPWTEVKISVESESAGSESEESHVLTLTVSGEDVSNEDAAPAPNSFGSSNSCADPN
- the astB gene encoding N-succinylarginine dihydrolase, whose product is MKAFEVNFDGLVGPTHNYAGLSFGNVASLNNAKAVSSPRQAAKQGLQKAKALADMGMLQGLLAPQERPDVETLRRIGFTGSDAQVLEKAAKQAPEIFLACCSASSMWTANAATVSPSADTADGRVHFTPANLTNKFHRSLEPDVTGRILKGTFANEKYFNHHRHLPDNDHFGDEGAANHTRLCSNYGHAGVELFVFGKYAFDSSKPAPTKFPARHTYEACEAVARLHGLSDDSVVYIQQNPDVIDQGVFHNDVIAVGNQNVLFYHEQAFADTQKALDEIRRKFGSDDLHFIEVKTSDVSVEEAVKTYLFNTQIITLPDGDMAIIAPSECQESLAVSAYLDKLVTLGTPIKKVHYFDVKQSMKNGGGPACLRLRVALTDQEVAAVNQNTLINDAQFNRLNQWVDKHYRDELSFDDLRDPQLLIESRDALDELTQILKLGSVYPFQR
- a CDS encoding dicarboxylate/amino acid:cation symporter yields the protein MTDQKTKYSLTTRIFIGMLAGILVGSLLRALFDDSGDFAFRVFGLQISTYGLLVDGIFTVIGQIFIASLQMLVVPLVFISLVCGTCHLSEPSKLGRLGGKSILLYIGTTAIAVTLALSAAIFFQPGGDVTMSSDTTYEANEAPSLSQVIIDMFPTNPINAMAEGNMLQIIVFAILFGIAIAMSGEGGKRIANVFEDFNKVVMRLVTILMNIAPYGVFALMAKLLATVDFQIIGELGKYFALVLAVLLFHGFVSYSVILKLFTGLNPLILFRKMRDAALFAFSSSSSSATLPVTLETARNKLGVKNTVSSFTVPLGATINMDGTAIMQGVATVFIAQVYAVDLSVADYLMVVLTATLASVGTAGVPGVGLIMLAMVLNQVNLPVEGIGLIIGVDRLLDMTRTAVNVTGDCTVACIVGKSEGELDESVFNDPDAGYKEEEVDFDHFERNK